One region of Qingrenia yutianensis genomic DNA includes:
- a CDS encoding DUF6472 family protein, protein MNIETSCENCMNYTYDEEYDEYVCIANIDEDEYYRVMSNRRCPYFRFGDDYTIVKKQM, encoded by the coding sequence ATGAACATTGAAACAAGCTGTGAAAATTGTATGAATTACACCTATGACGAGGAATACGACGAATATGTGTGCATTGCCAATATCGACGAGGACGAGTATTACCGCGTTATGTCAAACCGCCGATGTCCGTATTTTCGTTTCGGCGACGATTATACAATAGTTAAAAAACAAATGTAA